The Agreia sp. COWG nucleotide sequence AGCGCCCCGGCCGACACGATGTCGCGCTGGGCGCCGTGCCACTCGTCGAGCACCTCGACACCCGAGTCGAGCCGTGTCTTCACCCAGAAGTTCGCAATCGTCTCTTCGACCCAGTCGGTGAAGACGCTGACGCTGTAGCCGAGGCTCGTGACGCCCTCCACGTCGTCGAGCAGCACGTTCCAGGGCAGGCCGCGGTAGACATCCTGCCGAACCAGAAACGTGGGCTGGATGTCGAGGGTCACCCGAACGACGACCCCGAACGCCCCGAGCCCCACGACCAGGCCATCGAAGCCGGGCTCACCGCGGCGGATGACACGGCGCGAGCCGTCTGCGACGACGAGCTCCAGCGCGGAGACGGCCGTCGACAACACGCCGTTGCCGTTGCCAGAGCCGTGTGTTCCTGTGGTGATGGCTCCGGCGATCGAGATGTGCGGCAGCGAGCCCATGTTGTGCAGCGCCCAGCCGTTGTCTTCGAGGAACCGGGCGAGGATGCCGTAGCGGGTGCCGCCGCCGACGGTCACCGTTCGCGCCTCCTCGTCGAGCACGAAGTCGGGGTCGATGTCGGTCACCGTCACGAGCAGCGCATCGGTGTCGGCGATGTCGCTGAACGAGTGCCGCGTTCCGAGGGCCCGGATGCGCTCCGCGCCCGCGACGAGCGACGCCACCTGGTCGATGCTGGTCGCATCCACGATGTCTGCCGCGCGATATTCGAGGGTCCCCGACCAGTTGAGTTCAGCTTCGTTGCTCACACGTATCCCTTCATCTCGGTGGTGCTCTCAGCGTACGCGTGCCACGACCCCCTCACGGATGAGGAAAAAACTGCGCCACGCCGATGTTTTCTCGTGCGAACACGGGGTGTCGAGACGTTTTTCCTCATCCGTGAAAGGGCAAAGCCTGGCGAGCGGCGGGGGCCTCGGGGTTACAGCGTGCGCGTCGTCGGGTTCCAGTCTTCGGGCAGTGCGGGGGAGGGCGGCGCCGAACTCTCGACCCGCACGAAGTGGCCGGATGCCGACGACTCCTCCATCGCGGTCATCACGTCGAGCACGTGGTAGCCCAGCTGCGCGGGCAGCAGATCGTCGCCGCCAGACCGGATGGCGCGGGCCATCTCGAGCACGGCCGAACCGCGCCCGCCGGCGTAGCCCACCTCGGCCAGCTCGTCGCGCTCGTCGCCCCGCACGATGACGCTCGAGCCCTCGAACATGTTCGGATCGGGTAGCACCAGGGTTCCGGTCTCGCCGGTGATCTCGACGAGGCCGGAGCGCTGAAGCGGTGAGTCGAAGCTGAAGATGCTCTGCGACGATTCGCCGCCCTCGAAGCGGGCGAGGGCGCTCATCTGCGTCGAGACGCTCACGGGCAACTCGATGCCCTGTCGCGGGCCCGATCCGATCACCCTGCTGTCGCGCGCTCGCGACCCGATCGCCGCAACCTCGCTGAATGAGCCGAACACGCAGGCCAGCGTCGTGAGGTAGTACGGACCCATGTCGAAGAGCGGCCCGGCGCCCGGAACGAAGAAGAAGTCGGGGTTCGGGTGCCACGACTCGGGACCCGGTCCCTGGAACGCGGTCAGCGCGGTGAGTGGGCGGCCGATGTCGCCGCGGGCGATCGCTCGCAGGGCGCTCTGCACGCCGGGCCCCAGAATCGTGTCGGGCGCGACGCCGATACGAAGACCGGATGCCGCGGCCGCGTCGAGAAGGCCCTGGCCGCTCTCGCGGTCGAGACTGATGGGCTTCTCGCTCCACACGTTCTTTCCCGCGGCGAGCGCGGCCGACGAGAGTTCTGCGTGCACCGCGGGAATCGTGAGGTTGATCACGATCTCCACGTCATCGTCAGCGAGAACCTCGTCGGCCCGGCCCGACCGGGGAACGCCGTACGTGGCGGCCTGCACGGCGGCGCGTGCGACATCCAGATCGCCGATCATCACGACGCGCACATCGGGGAAGGTGATGAGGTTCGAGAGGTACTGGTCGCTGATCGCGCCGGCGCCGATGATGCCGACGCCCACGGGCCCGGAGCCGGTAGGGGCGTAGGTGGGACGGTGAAGAGAGCCACTCATCAGCGGAGCCCCCTCTCGACGAGAAACTGTCTGGCTTCGGCTATGCCCGAGAAGAGGTCGCCCGCGTAGACGTCGAACTCCACCACGGCGAACTCGAGGTCGGGCACGGCATCCAGTCCCGCGGCGAGCGGAACCACCCCCCGGCCGGCGGGAACCTGGCCGCTGAGGTGCTCCGGCTGCTCGAGCGAGATGTGGCCTGCGGGCACCTGGTTCGGCAGATCGCCCGTGAGCGAGCCGTCTTTCACGTGGATGAACTTGACCCGGTCGGCGTTGCGGGCGAGGAACGCGACGAGGTCTTCGCCGCCCGCGGCCACCCAGTAGGCGTCGACCTCGAGAACGACTCGGGGGTCGAGCAGGGAGGCGAAGTGGTCGAGACCGGTGACACCCTCGACACGGTTGCGGATCTCGCCGTCGTGGTTGTGATATCCCACGCGCAGCCCACGGGAGGCTGCCAGGTCGGCGGCCGTGTTGAGCCTGTCGGCGAGCCGGGCGATCTCGTCGGCGCTCTCCCAGAGGGTCGGCGGGGTGAACGACTCGATCACGGTGTGCACGCCGAGTTTCTCGGCCAGCGCGAAGGATTCTTCGAGCTCGCCGGTCGCGAGCGGCACGTGGGCGCTCGGGGCGGCGAGGCCGTAGGCGGCGAGGCCGGTGGCGTACGCGTCGGAGTACTGCTCGAGGCCGTAGAGCTCCACCGCGGTGAAGCCCAGCTGCGCGATCCGCCCCAGCGTCGCATCCGGATCGGCGGCCAACGAGTCGCGAACCGTATAGAGCTGAAGCGAAATCGTCGCGGTCATGCGTCTCCTCGATGAGTGCGTGAGTGGTGTTCGCCAAGCCTAGTTGGCAGGACCGGATGCGCATACATTCCGGGGCCGCCGCTGCCGGAAGGGAGAATCATTCCCAATTGCATAAAAATATTGCGATTTGTTTATACGTGTGATGGACTTCGTGCATGGAGCAGGAAGCGGGACTCGAGGGTGCGGCGGCGCTGTTCAAAGTGCTGGGCTCCGAATCCCGTCTGCGGCTGCTTCGACTTCTCGTCGCCGCACCGGCAACGGTCGGCTCCCTGGTAGAGCAGAGCGCAATGTCGCAGCCGCTCGTGTCGCAGCACCTGCGCACACTGCGACAGGCAGACATCGTCACCGTGTCGCGCACCGGCCGAGAGGCCGAGTACCAGCTGGCCGACCACCATATTTCCCACGTCATCGACGACGCGATAGCGCACGTTCGAGAAGACCACACCCCGACGCAACATCAACGCGCAGTTACCAGCGCACCCAACAAAGGAGAGCAACAATGAGTACAGCAG carries:
- a CDS encoding D-arabinono-1,4-lactone oxidase is translated as MSNEAELNWSGTLEYRAADIVDATSIDQVASLVAGAERIRALGTRHSFSDIADTDALLVTVTDIDPDFVLDEEARTVTVGGGTRYGILARFLEDNGWALHNMGSLPHISIAGAITTGTHGSGNGNGVLSTAVSALELVVADGSRRVIRRGEPGFDGLVVGLGAFGVVVRVTLDIQPTFLVRQDVYRGLPWNVLLDDVEGVTSLGYSVSVFTDWVEETIANFWVKTRLDSGVEVLDEWHGAQRDIVSAGALWETSDNNLNEQGGVAGPWLERLPHFRLDRIPSNGDEIQTEYFVPRAQGGDALRALRALGPQIAPHLIITELRTAAADDLWLSMAYQRESLIIHFTWKNEPEAVLGLLPQIEEALAPFDARPHWGKLNTVDAAALDRVYPRLAEFRALAAEWDPTGAFRNDATDRLIFTDS
- a CDS encoding Gfo/Idh/MocA family protein, giving the protein MSGSLHRPTYAPTGSGPVGVGIIGAGAISDQYLSNLITFPDVRVVMIGDLDVARAAVQAATYGVPRSGRADEVLADDDVEIVINLTIPAVHAELSSAALAAGKNVWSEKPISLDRESGQGLLDAAAASGLRIGVAPDTILGPGVQSALRAIARGDIGRPLTALTAFQGPGPESWHPNPDFFFVPGAGPLFDMGPYYLTTLACVFGSFSEVAAIGSRARDSRVIGSGPRQGIELPVSVSTQMSALARFEGGESSQSIFSFDSPLQRSGLVEITGETGTLVLPDPNMFEGSSVIVRGDERDELAEVGYAGGRGSAVLEMARAIRSGGDDLLPAQLGYHVLDVMTAMEESSASGHFVRVESSAPPSPALPEDWNPTTRTL
- a CDS encoding sugar phosphate isomerase/epimerase, with amino-acid sequence MTATISLQLYTVRDSLAADPDATLGRIAQLGFTAVELYGLEQYSDAYATGLAAYGLAAPSAHVPLATGELEESFALAEKLGVHTVIESFTPPTLWESADEIARLADRLNTAADLAASRGLRVGYHNHDGEIRNRVEGVTGLDHFASLLDPRVVLEVDAYWVAAGGEDLVAFLARNADRVKFIHVKDGSLTGDLPNQVPAGHISLEQPEHLSGQVPAGRGVVPLAAGLDAVPDLEFAVVEFDVYAGDLFSGIAEARQFLVERGLR
- a CDS encoding helix-turn-helix transcriptional regulator yields the protein MEQEAGLEGAAALFKVLGSESRLRLLRLLVAAPATVGSLVEQSAMSQPLVSQHLRTLRQADIVTVSRTGREAEYQLADHHISHVIDDAIAHVREDHTPTQHQRAVTSAPNKGEQQ